A single genomic interval of Peromyscus leucopus breed LL Stock chromosome 7, UCI_PerLeu_2.1, whole genome shotgun sequence harbors:
- the LOC114695256 gene encoding zinc finger protein 39-like → MVLVSFEDVAVDFTWEEWQGLDAAQRTLYKDVMLETYSSLVSLGHCMAKPELIFNLEHGLGPWRTADTSVWNLAGVNKMSSLVETSRKNGDRHFWQIEINSNASNEELVEAELKIHEEIHRGTKSYECEVCLEAFYLKSHYSKNQRYHTCENPYDCKECRQAFYSKSTFSRYQRLERGEKTHACLECGKTFYCKSHLTVHQRTHTGEKPYDCKECRKAFYSKSQLNVHLRIHTGEKPYECKDCRKAFYRNSDLTVHQRTHTGEKPYECKVCNKAFYCNSQLTVHHRTHTGEKPYECQVCSKAFYCKSQLAVHHRTHTGEKPYECKECRKAFQCRSDLTRHRRTHTGERPYECNECRKAFYRKSDLTVHQRTHTGEKPYECKECRKAFYCNSQLTVHQRHHTGEKPYECKDCGKTFQCKYELTRHQRTHTGEKPYVCLECKKAFYTKSDLTRHLKTHAGDKP, encoded by the exons ATG GTGCTGGTGTCATTTGAGGACGTAGCCGTGGACTTCACCTGGGAGGAGTGGCAGGGCCTGGATGCGGCCCAGAGGACCCTCTACAAGGACGTGATGCTGGAGACCTACAGCAGCCTGGTGTCCCTGG GGCACTGCATGGCCAAACCTGAGTTGATCTTCAACTTAGAGCATGGGCTTGGGCCGTGGCGCACAGCAGACACCTCAGTCTGGAACCTCGCAG gtGTCAACAAAATGAGTAGCCTGGTTGAGACCAGCCGGAAAAATGGAGACAGACATTTCTGGCAAATTGAAATCAACAGCAATGCATCAAATGAAGAACTTGTTGAA GCAGAACTAAAGATTCATGAAGAAATCCACCGAGGAACAAAATCCTATGAATGCGAAGTATGTTTAGAAGCATTTTACCTCAAGTCACACTATAGCAAAAATCAGAGATATCACACATGCGAGAATCCATATGACTGTAAGGAATGTAGACAAGCTTTCTATTCTAAGTCTACCTTCAGTCGATATCAGCGTCTCGAGAGAGGTGAGAAAACCCATGCATGTCTAGAATGCGGGAAGACCTTCTACTGCAAGTCACACCTCACTGTGCATCAGAGAACTCACACGGGCGAGAAGCCCTATGACTGTAAAGAATGCAGGAAAGCTTTCTACAGCAAGTCACAGCTCAATGTCCATCTGAGAATTCATACAGGGGAGAAGCCTTATGAATGTAAAGACTGTAGAAAAGCCTTCTACCGAAATTCTGACCTCACTGTGCATCAGAGGACTCACACAGGcgagaagccctatgaatgtaaagTATGCAATAAAGCTTTCTACTGCAATTCACAGCTCACTGTCCATCACAGGACTCACACAGGCGAGAAGCCTTATGAATGTCAGGTATGCAGTAAAGCTTTCTACTGCAAGTCACAACTCGCTGTCCATCACAGGACTCACACAGGTGAGAAGCCGTATGAATGTAAAGAATGCAGGAAGGCATTCCAGTGCAGGTCAGACCTCACTCGACATCGGAGAACTCATACTGGTGAGAGACCGTATGAATGTAACGAGTGCAGGAAAGCTTTCTATCGCAAGTCAGACCTCACTGTGCATCAGAGGACTCATACAGgtgagaagccctatgaatgtaaagAATGCAGGAAAGCTTTCTACTGTAACTCACAACTCACTGTCCATCAAAGACATCACACAGgtgagaagccctatgaatgtaaagactgtgggaaaaCCTTTCAGTGCAAGTATGAACTCACTCGACATCAGAGAACACATACAGGGGAGAAACCCTACGTATGTCTAGAATGCAAGAAAGCTTTCTACACCAAGTCAGATCTCACTCGGCATCTGAAAACACATGCAGGTGACAAACCCTGA